ttgaaaacttcaaccagcaactgagctacacagctcaacagaaaccagcaagacgacacaaaactgcgaactgcacagcaacttcctttttcccctttccgcgtacgggtaacacaactgggcttaataattatactaggctaagcaagactgtttattcgattctgtgtgatgtttataagtttgatttgtggtgttgtgatactttgggtacaagttattgagaaagtaatgttagtctgttatgctcttcacagtctttcgttgcatccaatctagtaactttctctaatttggcacacacacagacacacgcataactcttcacctcattagctctacaggtcgtaaacattccaataggtgggggaagggtgttatctctttggccagccaccatcttgaaagcacgctgactcacacaggcacacacacatgtatacacacatacctatctttgtttagcaattagaccgttagtaatttgtgtttttatactttattatattcataataaatgttttctttcacaaatgtttttcattaatgttgcataagtgaattttgccaacctctacactgtcaagaactccatatccttcaacttagctaactatctatatggtaattttggttatagttattaatttaattgttaatcagagttccaaatttgtagttagaacctttatgagacttaattcaataaattggctatcttttcccttcctttgaagggtggtgccccgaggtaactttaatcaattaaagttattatttaatattaataataaaacattaatatttaatattttattttgataaccaaatttattgaatgccgaaaggcacaccattttatggtatcacgtttaatgcattatggcacaacattacTGTTAGATAACTCTCCACATGCCGCTCTGCAAGAACTATATTTAATAATATCCCACATCATATGACATGTGGGAGGATATTGTCCTGATAATCTTTTAAACTTGTGCCCAGATCTGTATAGTGGTAACACACGTGTACATAGATAAAGTAaagattatatttattacagtaaaataaGTAACTTACATATTATAGTTCATTTCTTAACTCAGGTGTGTATTTCATAACCTCTCTTGCTATTTTGTATTCTCAACAAAATATTGATGCGACAATAAAAGGAACAATTTGGAAGATGTGTGAAGGTCTTTAAGGTGCAGTTAGTTGTTCTTTCAAACAATTACACTTGAAAAAAAGTTACATTAACTCATGTCATGTGGTTCCATTTCACAAATCCATTTCAGGTTGTAATTGCATGGAGCGTCGTTCCAGGCCTTAAAGGGGTTGTCCCTGGGATACGTAGCTCCACAATCCTCATTGTATTGATCGTTGGGCTCGCCTTCGTTCCAGTATCTGAAACAAATGACGGGTTATTGAGCCATAATATCTGCTCACTTTGTATTCAAacacattattgattatttattcattttaagttgtataaatatgtaaatgtgctCTCACAACCATTTCTAACactgaaaatgacaatattcaaCACTTACGACTCAGCCAGTATTCTTCCATCCGGCCATTTCCAAGTGTTCTCCTCATCCACATCGCTCAGTCCGAACCAGAAGCCATTCTCGGATATGGATCTCGAGGGATCAGTATGACTATTTATCAATTTAGTTAATGACACCTGACAAcgatacacacatacacacacattaatttattttatttagaccCATACAACACAGTGCTGTTTTACtgaccaaaaaaagaaaatataaagtgtagTAAAAATTATTATTGCAAACATGGAAATGCAGGTTTCGTCCGACTAAATGTCGAATCTTACGGTTTTTTCTGAGGTGTCTATCACTGCCAAGTCGCCTCCCAACTTCTTGCAGAACTGTCTGGCGTCATTCCACGATCTTTGTGTAAGGGTTACAGAGAAAGGAATGTAGTAACACCTAAGGTGCAGGAACGTCCATCCCGGGTTACAGTGTCTGCAACCCATGCCTGGAAATGACAACATAGTGTGTTATGTAAGTCGCAAATAATCAGGGATttgataaattgataaataaatacagaaaagctCTCACTGAGTAGGGGTATGATGGATTTCAACTCTGAGATTTCATCTTCAATTCTGTGAATCTGCTTCTCGTAGTCTTTGGATCTTTTGGTCTGATGTTCAAGATCCCACTTGAGTCGCTGCTGCTCACCGAGTTCTCTGTCCAGCTGCTTCTTGGCATCGATCCTTTCTTGGATCGCAGCATTGTAACCATCCTGCAGTTTGGCCACCTCACTGTGGAtgtcttttattgtttgctGCCCACCAGTGAGTTGGTTGTCTGGAGGTGGTGAGGACATAAGGTTACAGAGGTTTTAGTTGAAAAGAATTATAATCATCTTCTTACCACTTATACTGGCCTGCTGTGCAGtatgaatgaaaaatgtgatcgggcatttttttcaaaatagaTTGAATCATCAAACTTCATTCTCATCTCTTCATGCTTGATGTCTGTATTTGAAGTTCAAGCTTCAAACAAGTCATAAGTAACCAGGATTTATTTCGGCCAACAACTGTAAGAAGACACTGAACAAAATCAGCATTCAGCAGTATATAAGTAAGATattcagtttcctctgagctGAGGTTTGTTCTCACTCaactcctgaggaaaatatCTGGCTGCAAAATACTGCATGTTCACCAGCTGTAGTCACTGTCTGACTACAGCTGGTGAACAGGGAGTATTTTGGTGTGTTGgtgctgtttcctgctgcagattGAAACAAAGTCGATGAGAGGTGACTTACAATAGACTCCCAGGCCAATGTCAATGGCCAGGAGAATGACAGCCATCACTGCCAGGATCACTGTGAGCAGCCTGTAAGGATTCTGACTGGATTCATGCCTCGACATGGACATGGACACTACACAGAGGATTGGTGGATCAAGATCAGACATATGCAGACAGATGACTAAGGTGAAGGACTTTATCACTTACTGACAAAATAAGGACACATAAAGAATGACAGAAATGAGTGCAGTACTGGGTTTCCAGCCCTATTTTACCTCTATGGCACTAATATCACAGGTTCTTGTTGATGCACCAAGATGTtagttcatttttcatttactctACCTTGCTGTTTGTCTTGGCTTGAGTAGAGAGGGTTCTCATCTGTGCCGGAGTCATCTTCACAAATCAGTTTGTCAAATGTGGCAACAAAAGAGCTTGAATTTCCTTCGTATGCCATTTTGacgaagagaagagaagagatgaaaacagtCTGACAGGGATTGTTTTTCCCCCGGAGAGATTATTTGTCAGGACattgccctgtgtgtgtgtgtgtgtgtgtgtgtgtgtgtgtgtgtgtgtgtgtgcgcgcaacattacaaacagaaaatgaagttcatttgttaaatatttacaggGAGTGCAGACAATTTGAGAAGCTGTGTCTACCTGATCTGAGTTTTTGAGACATTAATCTTAATCCTTTTGTTTAACAGAATCACATATGAATCATTTCACTCACCATTAGTCACCAGAAATAACTCATCAGCTGCTTTATTCTTCATAGTTTCACCTGGTTTCTCAGTTCTGGGTATGAACTTCCAGGGAAGCAAAAAGTTAATGAAATGTTACCATGAGCCAGTGTGTACAAGTCTTTCTATGGTTGTGAGGACCACTTCTGGTTCAAAACtagatgatgaagaaaaacccTCTGCACAGATGGTTGGTGAAAGACGGCTGAATTTTTAATCGGTGCTCACAGTGGTGAATAAAATTATTTACTTGGTGAGCCTCAGTTGTTCTCACTTGAATATATGAGTTTATTACAACATAGATCTGTCGACAGAGGAGATTCTTGGTCCAATGTTACTGCCAACAGGCAAACGAGAAACCTTCTGTCTCAAGGTCCATCTCATCCCAATGCCAGAGACAGGATGGTAACTCCCAGCACAAAACATAAACCACCCTAATCTAATGCATTCCAATTCCTTTTCGTTTCTCATGCACAATATTAAAGATATCAAAAAATTCCCCGACACTAGAGCACCACTCATTTATCGTATGGCCAATAAAAATCTGATGTGAGCATTTCAACGGCACATTGGTATCACTGTTTggtaaaaatacaatttgacagaataaacaatgcagaaaacatgaacattcatttttacattttatgtctattttcttaattcaaattctatatatttgggtttatttgtgttttctttttatttatgatgGGCTATATATCATAAAGATGTCAAATATCAagtctcaattacatttctttgtcataagggagtcaatggttgtttgtctctgtatgtggtACACTGGTGACCTACACGTTGCAGTATAGATGGG
The sequence above is drawn from the Hippoglossus hippoglossus isolate fHipHip1 chromosome 22, fHipHip1.pri, whole genome shotgun sequence genome and encodes:
- the LOC117756610 gene encoding C-type lectin domain family 4 member M-like; this encodes MAYEGNSSSFVATFDKLICEDDSGTDENPLYSSQDKQQVSMSMSRHESSQNPYRLLTVILAVMAVILLAIDIGLGVYYNQLTGGQQTIKDIHSEVAKLQDGYNAAIQERIDAKKQLDRELGEQQRLKWDLEHQTKRSKDYEKQIHRIEDEISELKSIIPLLSMGCRHCNPGWTFLHLRCYYIPFSVTLTQRSWNDARQFCKKLGGDLAVIDTSEKTVSLTKLINSHTDPSRSISENGFWFGLSDVDEENTWKWPDGRILAESYWNEGEPNDQYNEDCGATYPRDNPFKAWNDAPCNYNLKWICEMEPHDMS